ATGAAGAATAATAATATTGAGGGATATTTAATCCAACTAGCAAATGAAAAAGGAGCCACTATTGAGAAAGAACAAAATTTATTAAAAAGTGACATAAATAAAAGAGAGAAACGTAACTAATGAAAATATCTGGAAACATGTTAAAAACTTCTCACATTTAATGAAAAACAGGGGGTAAAAATGATCAAACTAATTATATTTGGTATCATCTCGATATTGTTTATTACACCAATAAATGCCAAGGATTGTTCAAGAGGCGATTTAAAAAAATATGCGAATTTATATTTTAATGCACAGAAGGCGGGAGAGCCAAGTCTTTTGCCTATAAATAATTCAACTGTATTCAATCAGAACAAACAGGAGATAAGTTCTACAGAAAGTATCTTAAATACAGCATTACCAATCTCATTCCAACGGAACTTTTATGACACTGAAACATGTACAGTATTCGCTGAAGTTATTGTTGATGACGATATTAATCCGTATGTCATAGATATTAAAATTCAAGTGAAAGATGATATGGTTACAAAGATCGCTGCAATAGTGACGACCGACGGTGATTGGGAATTTGATGCTAAAGGATTTTTAGAAGCAGCAAAAAAAGAAGACTGGAGTGAACATAATCCAAACAGGATAGGAAGAGATGGATTAATAAAAGCGGCTGATGCATATTTTGATTATTTCACATATGAGAAGATAGATGTTCCATGGGGTAACCCTTGCGCCCACCTTGAGGGAGGGAAAAAATATTCAGGAAACGACACCAACCCAAGCTGCAAAGCTGTTCTTGCTAATTACGCACTGGACAATGTTGAGCGGGAATACTTTGTTGATGAGAAAAGTGGGGTGGTAAATGTATTCTGTTATTTTGGAAAAACAGACTCAAGTGCCCAATATGGCGCATACCATGGAAACCCTGATTCACATACTTTTTACATTGTCAACGGAAAATTAAGATATATCCACTCCTTAACGGTTATTGAGCAAGCACGCCAGGAGGAGATTATAAGAATGATGAACGCTGAAGAATAACCAAAATTAGGTATGTAAATAAAGTTGATATTTTATATATTACCATTTGAATTTTAAATATTTATTATTAATAATAATGAACTAATCGGATATGCTGATTGGAATTTATTTGAGATGAAAGATACTAAACGGTTCTCTGGATGTATTTACAAGCAGTGAGAGCCATTTAGTATCTTTACTTAATTCAGGAAAAAATGTGGCAGTATTGAATTCATCGATTAAAATCATGTTTTATTCTTAACGTTCTATAGCTAACAATTAAAATAAATATTCGTTATCCATAAGAAATTGATTGAGAAAGGAAAGTTAATCATGTTGTATAAATTTGGAACAATCTTGATTGTGATGCTGTTATTGCTAGGTGTACACAACATTGTTATTGCAAAAGATATTACACCTGAACTAAAAAAGGAATTAGATGAAATAAAGGAGGGGCAAAAAGCTTTGCATGAAGAAATAAAGTTTATAAAAGATATGCTCCTTAAAGGTAATAATCCAACAATGCCGGTCCCATCGAGAGCCATTGTTTATAATGTTGAGTTTGAACTTGGGGATAATCCGGTGATTGGTAACGAATCAGCGCCATTAGTAGTAATTGAATTTTCCGATTATCAATGCTCGTTTTGTGCCCGACATACAAAAGAGACATATCCTGATATTTTTGAAAAATATATAAAAACAGGAAAACTACGTTATGTTTTTATGGATAAACCACTTCCCGGTCATAATATGGCAAATGAAGCTGTTGGAGCTGCCTATTGTGCTTCCAAACAAGGTAAGTTTATAGAAATGCATAATGAAATGATGTCTAACCAGGACGCAATTAACGATCTTACATCACTTGCAACCTCTATTGATCTTGATATAAATCAATTTAAAAATTGTATGGCAAGCAAAGATTATAATGAAAAATTAGCTAAAAACCTTGAATTAGCTTCAAAGCTGCAAATATCAGGTGTTCCATGTTTTGTTCTTGCTTCAAAAGATCACTCTAACCCACAAAAAGTAAAAGGAATATCTTTTATACAAGGAGCTTTGCCATTAGCCAATTTTCAAATGGTTATAGATACGGTTTTGGCAGACTTAAATAAAAATAAAATATAGAGCATTGTGATTTTAATAGAATAGAAAATAAGTATAAAGCGACTATATACAAGCAAATTATATATTTATTTTTTAAAAAATTGGAGGTTTGAATAATGTTTGTATCCAAGGTTTTGCGGACAGTGCCTGTTTTTTTTATTGCTCTTTTCGTAATATTTATTGGCACAGCCTCGGCTAAAGACAGCTTTTCCACGAGAGCAAATCTAAAAAGCCTTGCAAATAAATATTTTGATGCCCTTGCAGCAAATGACCCTTCATTGATGCCCTTTTCTCCTGATGTAAAATACACGGAGAACGGAGTGGAAACCAAGGTAGGTAATGGGCTCTGGAAAACAGCTGGCAAAGTACTAATGACTCGTCATCTCATAGATACATATAATTGCGGTACACACACACAGGCAGTTATAGAAGAAAAGAATAAAGAAGGAAAATTTCGACCGATACTTATGGGAGTCAGGCTTCAGTATGAAAACGAAAAGATCACTGAAATAGAATCGATTATTGCACGCGAAAAGGAATTTGCTATGAAACATACTCCACGTGGAGGAGCTATTGCTGTATTAGAAACAAAAGATCAGGATTGGGAAGGAATTCTCCCAATTGAAGAACGTAGTTCACGTCTAGCAATGATAGCCGCAGCCGATGATTACTTTGATATGTTCACCAGAAAGCCTATATATGGTACCCCATTTGCCAAACCCTGCCACCGCTGGGAAAATGGGTATATGACAACAAAAGGTGGCTTTTTTGAAGGAAAAGAATATATCCCAGGTGATTGCTCGCCTAAAGGGCTTGTTATTAAGCACAAGCCCAGACGTATCCCGCTGGTTGATGTTGAGGCTGGGGTTGTGGTTGCCTATGTACATTTTGTTACTCTTCCCGACTTCCATATGTTCAAGATGAGAAATGGTAAAGTAGAATTGATCCAGGCTGTTATCGGGCATGCTTCAGAATCCATGGGCTGGGCAATAGAGCCTATCTGTAAAGAGTGAGATTTAAATATTTATTGCGAAGCACCGGGTTTAATACCCCGCCCCTTGGGGGCGTACGATGCTTTTTAGGTACCCCGTTGTTTACGGTGGGGTAGTTCATTTTTAAAGATTACTGTTGGAAAGGGCGAAACGCAAAGTTACTTTAAGTAGTTACCTTTGTGACTTTGTGCCTTTGTGTGAGATTCTTCTTTTTTACGAAAACATCAATTTTATTTTTAAATCCTGATTGAGATTAGCATTATATATGCATCATCCTTTATCAGCCCCATCGGGGCAGCATGTTAAACAACATCATAATTATACTATTTGATATTAAAAAATATATTTAGTATATCCATATACAAAACAAGATAGCTCAATCAAAACAAGGAGATCATATTATGAAAATAGTAATTATCTTTCTGCTTGCATGTGTATTGTCGACTCTGGTTTCATGCAGTAAATCAAACCCCGTGCTGAACATTGAGGGAGGTCAGGTCGTTGGTGTTGAGACACCGACAAAGGGGGTTACAAGTTTTAAGGGGATTCCATTTGCTGCACCCCCTGTGGGTGAACTGCGGTGGAAAGAACCTCAGCCTGTTGTCCCCTGGCAGGGTGTAAAGGTGGCAGATAAATATGGTGATGCTGCCTCGCAGGTTACATGGGACCCCAATAGTTTTTACGGCAAGGAATGGCAGGCAAGCGGTTCTGTGCCCTTCACCGAAGACTGCCTCTATCTGAATGTCTGGACCCCCGCAGCAGGAGAGACCAATAAAAAACTGCCTGTTGCCATGTGGATACACGGTGGCGGCTATCGTGAGGGATTTGCATTTGAACCTGAAATGGATGGCGGTGAATACTGGGCCTCCAAGGGTGTTATCCTGGTTAGTGTCACTTACCGCCTTGGGGTTATCGGCTTTTTCTCTCATCCGCTGTTATCGGCTGAAAGCCCGAATGGAGTTTCAGGAAATTACGGGGTAATGGATCAGGCTGCCGCATTAAAATGGATTCATAACAACATAGAACAGTTTGGCGGTGACCCTGATAACATCACTGTTTTCGGTCAGAGCGCTGGCGCAGGCAGTGTTCAGACCCTGTGCGCCTCGCCGAAGTCAAGAGACCTGATCAAAAAGGCTATCAGCATGAGCGGCGGCGGGTTGGGAAACATGGGAATGGGAATGCGAATGATGTCTTTTGATGAGATCCAGAATGCAAACAAGGCAATGATGGACCATTTTAACAAGACCACACTCGAAGAGATGCGGGCGCTTTCATTTGATGAACTCACAAAAATGGCAAATGAATACGGGCAGGCTACAGGGGCACGGCTCTTCTATGGGCCTGTGGTTGAAAATTATTTCTTAATAAAGAGCTTCAATGATGCGGCCCTTGCAAATGAGATACCTGATATCCCCTATATGTTTGGTTTTACCGCAAACGACCTCAGTGATATGACCGAGGCTATTCAAAAGTTCTGCGCACTTCGTGCTGAAAAAAGTAAAAAGCCTGCATATGCATATCTGTTTGCGCGTCAATTACCGGGTGATGAAAACGGGGCCTTCCACTCAGCGGATCTGTGGTATGTTTTTAATTCCTTAAAACACAGTTGGCGTCCATTCACCGCAGGAGATAAAGAGTTAAGCGCCAAAATTGTGGAGTGCTGGACCAACTTTGCCAAGTATGGTGATCCCAACGGCAAGGAGGGTGGCATGTGGACCCCTTATACTGCTGAGGTCCCTGAATTTATGGTATTTGATGCAGATGAAAACAGGGCCTTTTTAAAGATGACCAAAACCCCCGAATATAAGGGCAGTAAATTTGACTGGTTTGCACCTCCCCCTGCCCCTGCACAAAAACAATAGGCCTCAAAAACAGGCCCGGAATAAAATACCCGGGCCTGTCAATTTTTTTCTATGAAGGAGCGCTATTGTGTTACGAAGAGTTACAGTTGAAAATGGTATTGTTGAAGGTTTACCAGCCGCTGATCCGCGAATCACATCCTTTAAAGGCATCCCCTTTGCCGCCCCTCCGGTAGGCAGGAACCGCTGGAGAGCGCCCCAGCCGGCTCATGATTGGGACGGTGTTTTATATGCGTACAAATTTGTCCCCATCTCCATGCAGCATATCCCAGGTGAAGACCCTGAGATTATCTATACAAGAGAATGGAATGTGGACCAATCAATTGAGATGGATGAGGATTCCCTACATCTTAATGTATGGACACCCGCTAAAAGCGCAAACGAAAAGCTGCCCGTGTTTGTCTGGTATTTTGGGGGCGCCCTCCATGAAGGAAACACCGCAGAGATGGAATTTGACGGTGAGCGTATTGCAAGACGCGGGATAGTTGTTGTCACTGTCAACTACAGGCTGAATGTATTCGGCTTTCTATGCCATCCGGAAATCACAGCAGAAAATCCTGAAGCGCCTGCAAACTTCGGGCACCTGGACCAGCAGTATGCTACCCGCTGGGTGCAGCGCAATATTGCCGCCTTTGGAGGTGATCCAGGCAACATCACCATTGGCGGACAGTCGGCAGGGGGCGTGAGTGTTATGGCACAGGTGACTTCACCTCAAAATAAGGGCCTGTTTCAGAAGGCTATCTGTGACAGCGGCCTGATATTTTCCGCCTATCCCGGCAATTTTGTCATCCCTGATAAAAGTTTATCACTTGCTGAGCAGGAGGGCGTGGAATTCTTCAAGTTCCTGGGTGTATCCTCACTGGAGGAGGCCCGCAGACTGGATGCAGTATTCCTCCGTGACAAGATGATGGAGTACAAGGCAATGTGGGGCACTGTAATAGACGGAAAATTCTGCTGCGGAAACCTGAATGAACTGTACATGGCAAATAAATGTCAACAGGTTCCCATGATGTTCGGCCATACAGCCACTGAATTCCAGAACCGGCCAATAGTCAAAACGGTTAACGAGTTCATTGCCTTTGCAAAAGATACATATGGTGAAGATGCTGAGGAGTTTCTTAAGCTCTGTGCCTCCTCAACCGGTAGCATTTCAGAGATGCTCTATAAGGCCACTCGCTGCCATATGGAGCTGGGGATCAGGTTACTGGGCAGGGCAAGGGCCAGGACAGGTGAAAATACGCCGATTTATTACTGGGTATTTAACCCGGATATCCCGGGCTGGGATAATCCCGGGTCATTCCATTCTTCGGACCTCTGGTTCTTCTTCGAGACACTGGCCAAATGCTGGCGTCCCTTTACCGGTAAACATTATGACCTTGCACGCAAGATGTGCAACTACTGGTCTAACTTTATCCGCTCAGGCAACCCTAACGGCAAAGATGCTGACGGCAGCGATATGCCGCTGTGGAAGCCCTTTACTGAGGATGATCCCAACAGGATATGGTTCTGCGACCATGTTTACCCCGATAATAAAGAGCCGGACGATCTGGTGAAGTTTCTGATTAAGCAATATTTGTAAAGGAGAACAGGATCATGATTAAAAAACACTTGATGAAAGATTTAACATTGATATTCGCTTTAATTATTTTTACAGGTTTTGTTTCTGCACTCGACTATTCAGGCAGACAGAAAAATGCCTCTTCTTTTGAAACCCTGGAGGAGGCCCGCATAAGCGGCCCCATAGCTGTAGCAACCCTTGAAGGCAACAGTGGTAGAAAATTCAAATCCCACCCGGTTCTTGATGGTTATCCCGAAGGGACAACCTTTATCTACCGATCACCAAACCTGTACGGCGGACGCGCAGCCGCCCGTCTGAATACGGATATACTGGTATTTGTGGAAAAATCCTTTAAAAATAAAGATGATGCAAAAAATTATCTTGAAGACCTGGGGCTGATCAAGATCATAGATGAAGCTATTGGCAGCGTGATCCTTGTTACACCTGCGGATGGAAAGACATTTAATTCCAATGATCAAAAATTCTATTATGCCCTGCAGACAGCTATTTTCGCACAGAAAGCCGGTGAAGGGCAAAGCGGCCCCTGGGACAGGGGCGG
The sequence above is drawn from the Desulfatiglans sp. genome and encodes:
- a CDS encoding thioredoxin domain-containing protein, with amino-acid sequence MLYKFGTILIVMLLLLGVHNIVIAKDITPELKKELDEIKEGQKALHEEIKFIKDMLLKGNNPTMPVPSRAIVYNVEFELGDNPVIGNESAPLVVIEFSDYQCSFCARHTKETYPDIFEKYIKTGKLRYVFMDKPLPGHNMANEAVGAAYCASKQGKFIEMHNEMMSNQDAINDLTSLATSIDLDINQFKNCMASKDYNEKLAKNLELASKLQISGVPCFVLASKDHSNPQKVKGISFIQGALPLANFQMVIDTVLADLNKNKI
- a CDS encoding carboxylesterase family protein; this encodes MVIIFLLACVLSTLVSCSKSNPVLNIEGGQVVGVETPTKGVTSFKGIPFAAPPVGELRWKEPQPVVPWQGVKVADKYGDAASQVTWDPNSFYGKEWQASGSVPFTEDCLYLNVWTPAAGETNKKLPVAMWIHGGGYREGFAFEPEMDGGEYWASKGVILVSVTYRLGVIGFFSHPLLSAESPNGVSGNYGVMDQAAALKWIHNNIEQFGGDPDNITVFGQSAGAGSVQTLCASPKSRDLIKKAISMSGGGLGNMGMGMRMMSFDEIQNANKAMMDHFNKTTLEEMRALSFDELTKMANEYGQATGARLFYGPVVENYFLIKSFNDAALANEIPDIPYMFGFTANDLSDMTEAIQKFCALRAEKSKKPAYAYLFARQLPGDENGAFHSADLWYVFNSLKHSWRPFTAGDKELSAKIVECWTNFAKYGDPNGKEGGMWTPYTAEVPEFMVFDADENRAFLKMTKTPEYKGSKFDWFAPPPAPAQKQ
- a CDS encoding carboxylesterase family protein; this encodes MLRRVTVENGIVEGLPAADPRITSFKGIPFAAPPVGRNRWRAPQPAHDWDGVLYAYKFVPISMQHIPGEDPEIIYTREWNVDQSIEMDEDSLHLNVWTPAKSANEKLPVFVWYFGGALHEGNTAEMEFDGERIARRGIVVVTVNYRLNVFGFLCHPEITAENPEAPANFGHLDQQYATRWVQRNIAAFGGDPGNITIGGQSAGGVSVMAQVTSPQNKGLFQKAICDSGLIFSAYPGNFVIPDKSLSLAEQEGVEFFKFLGVSSLEEARRLDAVFLRDKMMEYKAMWGTVIDGKFCCGNLNELYMANKCQQVPMMFGHTATEFQNRPIVKTVNEFIAFAKDTYGEDAEEFLKLCASSTGSISEMLYKATRCHMELGIRLLGRARARTGENTPIYYWVFNPDIPGWDNPGSFHSSDLWFFFETLAKCWRPFTGKHYDLARKMCNYWSNFIRSGNPNGKDADGSDMPLWKPFTEDDPNRIWFCDHVYPDNKEPDDLVKFLIKQYL